The Myotis daubentonii chromosome 1, mMyoDau2.1, whole genome shotgun sequence genome includes the window TTCCTGACATGTATTCATGCTGCCCTGGTCCTATAAATAGCTCAGCCCCTCATCTTTAGCTGAGTGCTCAGTCAGCCCATGTGAGGAAAGTACTGCTTTATTAACCTTAGTCCACAGCTTAGATCCAAAAATGCACTTCTTCAACATTACAAAAACATAAGCAGGCCATTGGGACTGACAGTCAATTTAAAAAGCCATGAACTCTTCCAGTCACTCCTTCATAGGGTCATTTATGAGCCATAATTAACATGCAATGGCAAGACAGAGGACTCTCCAAACAGGAGAAGTTTAGTGTAGTGCAAAGTGCATGACCTGGAGCCAGACAAACTCCATGACTTCGAGCAGGTGCGTTAAATATTCTACCtgtcagtttcctcttctattaAATGGAGAGTGTCATGTAGTTTTCAGAAAGAGGCTGGGTATATAAAGGACTGGCGCAGTGCCTAGAATACAGtagttgttcaataaatagtAACAGTGATGGTAGCAGtagcagtagtagtagtagtagtggtAGTAGAAGTTAATAGTGCTGGGGATGATAGTAGAAGTGGTATGATATCTCTTTggatgtcttccttttttttttttttttttttttgtctgcctAACATCCCTTTCCTCCATATTCTGATAATGACACCCTGTTTCCCTTGGGTAACTGCCCCCTAATTCTATATGGTCCTTGAGGAACTGCCAATCACAGTGCCCAATCCCCCCATCCTGACCACAAGGATGGGATTCTGATCCCAGCCTTTGTAAAGtttgtttcctttctcttggCTCCATGGATTGGGGGTTGAGgttgggagtgtgcagggagGACAAATGAGTGAAGTCTCTCCTCAGGGTTTTGTAGAGAGATGCTGAGAGAGagaacctctcccgcctctgggGTGGCTGGGCTGAGATGATAAATGCTCAGAGCTGTCTGTGGTCATGCTGCCCTTCACCTCCTGCTCAACAGAAGTGCACCTTGAAACAGGAGAGAATGTGCCCAACACAGGGAGTAGCAAaccagaagggaagagagagagaaaatagttATATCCCTGGATCCAGCCCCACTCCTAGATTTACCAGTTAAATAAGTCAATAAGTTCCCACTTTAGGCTTAAGCTCATTCTAATTGAGTTTCTACCCTTGACATTCAAATATTCCTgctaatataaatgtattttttaaacagaaagaaagaaaatgaggaggagGACCAGGAAAGAGCACAGAAGCAATCCCCGGAGGCGTGCTCACACATTCATTCCAGCACAGAAAATGGAAGCCAGCAGGTGAAGTGCGCAGCCCCGGAGGTGGCAAAGCTACTGAATCAGGCGACCTCCTGGAGGACACAGAAAGCAGGGTGACGTCACTGCAGTTTCTTGCCCACAGCGTGGTCAGTGGAGGGAAGAAGGTAACCCCTGATCTTGTTTCCCTGGCCAGGCTTGTCCCCTGCTCCCCACAAAATAGGGAGACAGTGGCCAGGTAGGGACCATATTACAGTGCCTCACTGTGAAATATGAAGGAGCTAGCATTCTCTCCATTAAGCCACAGGAGCCATCAAACATTTTAAGAAGGGactctggccagtgtagctcagtggttacagagtcagcctgtgcaccgaagggtctcgggtttgattcccagtgaagggcaagtacctaggttgcaggtttgatccccggacctggttggggtgagtgcggaaggcaagcaattgatgtgtctctctcacaacagtgtctccctcttgctctcccacccccttccactctctctaaaaagcaatgaaaaaatatcctcaataaaaaaaatattttaagttttaagaaagataattacatatttttttttatttttattttttttttgctttttggggGGAGGTGAAGAGATCCAAACTTGTTAAGCAAAAGAAATCGAGAATAAGCAAACACCAGGAGTTAACAGCCAAAGGTTCTTCAAGGTTGTGGAGAACAGCAAGAAAGATGGCCGGCCCAACAGCCCAGCAGAGGAACTAGGAGAGCCATGGCATGTAGGGAGGGGCGGGAGAGAAGACTGAAAGTAGATGAGCAGTAAATGAAGGCGCCTAACAGTGAGGCGGGTTCTAGCTCAGGTTCAGCTGCCGCACAGTCCCCTCACCAAGGTGTGAACCAATCCTGAGCTGCCCTGGTGGGAGGCTTGTTGAAGATGAGGctgtagaacagtgatggcgaacctatgacacgcgtgtcagaggtgacacgtgaactcatttttttggttgatttttctttgttaaatggcatttaaatatataaaataaatataaaaatatgtctttgttttactatggttgcaaatatcaaaaaatttctatatgtgacacggcaccagagttaagttagtgtttttcaaaatgctgacacgccgagctcaaaaggttcgccatcactgctgtagaagCTGCTGGCAGGAGAGCAGATTCTGGATGAGATGCAGGCTGGCGCATTTCCCCACCAGCTTCACCCTGGAGATGACAGAACTTGTTACCTGTTTCTTCACACACAAGCTATTTTTCCTAGTTTCTTTGGAAAGATCAGAAAGAAAGTTACGTTTTTGAGGTTTAGGGTCATCCTTCAAAATACCGGATATAACTTTGGCAGAAACTTTTCTCATGTTCAAGTTTTCTTTCAGAGTGAATCTAACAGTTTCTTTATCTAAAGTTAACTTTTCAGCCATCATCCTCACTGTTAACTGGCTACTTGAACAAACCAAGTCCTTGACCTTCTGGCTATTGTCATCTGTCCGGTGGGTAAGTGGACAGCCACTTCGGGCATCATCTCGAACATCTTCCTGCCCTTCGTCAAGCCGTGTGTGCCAGTCAAAAACTCCGGCCCTCGGCATGACTTCTTCCCATAAgcttcttttaaagaaagagtgGGTCTCACTTGGAGACTTGTTTGATTTCACACAAAATTTTATACTAATCCCTTGTTCTAGATGGCGGTCACTCATTTTGGCAACACGGGAACGTTAACAGGTCACGATTGTGAGGGGATGACAAAGAGACCAATCTCTATCCAAAGGGACCGACCTCTATCAGCTGCAAGTGGAATCAGGGCGCTCGCTATTCTTGATCCTCTGGGAGCCTCACCCGGAAAGAGTAACTGCTTGTCTGAGTTTTCACCCCTCAGCTTTCAGTCGAGGCTGGGGAAGCCCGTTCTGAGAGGCGAATGGTGCCAAAGAGTAGCTGCAAAGTTGGGGAAAATGAAACCTTCTACAACCCACATCTGCGTCCAACTCCTGCTTGCAGATCTGCCGGGAATGTGCAGATCAGTCACCAAGGTCATCCCGACTCTCTGGCCCCTAAAAGTCTGTGGCGATTTCTGCAACAGAGGCCTAAGTGGTGGCATCTTCAGCAAGCAAGCAGAGAAGCACCAGGGATGTAACGGCAAGCTCGCTTCAGATCCGCAGAATCCCGGGCACGCAGACGTACTGGAGAGGCCTGTGCTCCCCAGCTCTAGGGTCCCgcaatttttgcattttttaaagcttcctCTGGCTCAGAATGGTGCCTGGATTGGAGAACAAACAACAAAGCTGGgagcagggagaacaaaggaaaGTTTTAGCAATAATCAAGGGAGTGCTTGAACAAAGACAAGCCAGAGAATAGAGAACTATATCTAGCAGGTCAAAGCTGCACTTAGGTATTGGCTGTGTGGGCTGAGGTTGGGGTGtggaggcaggaagaaggaaggaaccCAGGTCATACAGTTACCCCGGACTTCAGGAATCTAGAAAGGTCTGCAGCTATGCACCGGGAAAAGGAAGGCGTTCACATTGGAACATATTCTCTTCTCAGAGGTTTTAATCAACTTGCCCATGTCAGCTCAGCATAAAAGATTGTCCTTAAACGGAGAGAAAGATAGATTAGAAGGTGCTAATTACTCTGAGGGTGAGACCCCCAAAAGCCCACTGGTCCTGGGAGAGACTTCTGCTCTTCCCAGTCACCCATGCCCCGACTCCTGCCTGCTCCTTGGAAAACCCAAAACGTGGGGCTCAGGGTTTTCCCTGAGGGTTTCCACGCAACTCAATCTACTGAAGGGTTTGGCCTTCACACCTATTGTCCTTAGTGCTTAAGACACCCTTGTCCGCTGGCTTGTCTAAGGAACACCTTTCGTCCTTCCAGACTTACTTCCTATCACCAGCCTTGTGACGTTTTATCTGCTTCATCTCCATTGGGCAATTCAAATGTCATCTTGCAATAAGTCTTTCTTCCTTTAGTCACCAGATTGTCCCTTAAGTAGTTGAAGTCTACAAACCTCACCTCCAATGCTGGCCGACACAACGTGAAACAATCTGAATTTGAACACCATAGAGGTGTGTGCCAGTTTCTATAATCTCTCAGCTCCAAACCCATCTCTCCATGCCCCGTGTGCTGGGGCTGGGACTCTGAAGCCACATTTCCACTTGGCAAGCCATCTTTCTGCTAGGCTTTGCCAAAAAGGAGGGCTAGAGGGAGACTGAGAGGCTACAGGAGGTAGAAGGGACTCCTTCCTGTGTGCTCACAAGTCCTGTGAGCATCACACCAGCAGTGTTTCTGTCCCTCCCAGCAGCATGTACACTTAGTGTGCAGTTTTCCCAATGCGTGTAGCACTAGCCTCATCTCAGGTGGTGCCTTCTCCTTAGATCCTAGCCGTCTGGTTCTCAAACCCACAGGGCCTCTTCTCCAAGCTCAGAGATACCAGTTCCAGCAGAGCTATATCTCCTCCTCCTCATAGGCCGGCCTCCACTCCACAGGGCCCCTCCCCCACGTTGTTAAATTTTAATAACCCAGACTTTGTTCCCCAAGCCCTGTAAGTGCGACTGCTTCCTGCAGTTGACTTGAACTGACTGAACTGAACAATGATGGTCAAGGTGCTTTTAGTGTAAGCATATAAATGCTTGCATCCATATATTTTATAGGATTTAATAAGTCACCTTTGCCTGCGGATCCCTAGCTCCTGAATGTCTGTCTAACCTTAATGTGATTATGTAGTCCAACCCCTAAATGCCTGGCCACTTGGATGTAATTAAGCTGCCCAGCCCAACTGCATGGATTCTTTCCAGATTCCAGACCCAGCAGCTGGCCCCATTCAAAGACAGCCCAGCGGAAtagcctaaggcagtggttctcagccttcctaatgctgcgaccctttaatacagttcctcatgttgtggtgacccccaacttgttacaaattgaacataattaaaacatagtgattaatcacaaaaacaatatgtaattatatatgtcttttccgatggtcttaggcgacccctgtgaaagggttgttcgacccccaaaggggtcgcgacccacaggttgagaaccgctggcctaaggcAACCAGACATGGACCTAGGAGAGGCATCCATTGTGGTGTGCTAACAGGGTCTCTCTCCCCACTAGcaagatgttttttatttatttattttattattattttgttgttaatcctcacccaaggatatttttccattgatttttagagtggaagggagagggagagaccgagagcaagaaacatcaatgtaagagaaacacatcgagtggttgcctcctggttgcctcctgcatgtgccccgactggggctggagCCTACAACCTCAAGTATGTGCccctgattggaatcaaacctgggacccttcagtctgcaggctgatgatttatccactgagccaaaccggctaggctagCAAGGGCCCACCCCTTATGGGCCCATACCTGAGTCCTATGGAATGCAGGTGACATAAAAAGGGAAAACCTACATGGTATGCTTGGGCAAGGAATGCTTTACAACCTCTCTAGCTGAGAGCAACACCAAACTCTAAGTTGAGAGGGCATTCCTCCCTACCTCACACATGTCACATGGATGCCCCTGTGAAAAACCTAGGGCATCAGGGACAGTATCAGACACATGGCACTGGGACTCAGTAGATGACAGCAGGACCCTAAGGGTACCCTGTGGAGGTAGCAAAGCATCTGCAGTGCCAGGCGGGAGGGTGTTCATTTATGTACACATGGGAGAAGCCTCCGATTATACAGGGTGAAGTCTTGCTGGAGTGAGTGGGATAAGAGCCCACTCATTCGGGCCATTATGATTGAGGTGATTCCATTTGTACGAATAGGCAGTTATCTTGGGTCTTGTGTGAGGTGTTGCCTAATCATGTTGCATCTCTGACAATAAGAGGCTCCACATTTGATATGACAACCAAAAcatgctgccttttttttttttaagatattttattgatttttacaggaggaagggagagggatagagagttagaaacattgatgagagagaaacatcaatcagctgcctccagcacaccctctactggggatgtgcccacaaccaaggtacatgcccttgaccaga containing:
- the LOC132229968 gene encoding protein GVQW3-like gives rise to the protein MSDRHLEQGISIKFCVKSNKSPSETHSFFKRSLWEEVMPRAGVFDWHTRLDEGQEDVRDDARSGCPLTHRTDDNSQKVKDLVCSSSQLTVRMMAEKLTLDKETVRFTLKENLNMRKVSAKVISGILKDDPKPQKRNFLSDLSKETRKNSLCVKKQVTSSVISRVKLVGKCASLHLIQNLLSCQQLLQQ